Proteins found in one Miscanthus floridulus cultivar M001 chromosome 4, ASM1932011v1, whole genome shotgun sequence genomic segment:
- the LOC136551917 gene encoding protein WEAK CHLOROPLAST MOVEMENT UNDER BLUE LIGHT 1-like, whose amino-acid sequence MDEVNVENVPQISVPSESIDLVASLIDSEPPVSCTMNEVNVENVPQTSVPSESVDLVASLIDSEPPASFDFTKSAPVVHSRHLSEDLSALSINDLRLNNGEQNCNDQIERKGISSHSRHFSEDLSRLAINDLYANKGEENGHYLGEPKVESRPNSAERNIYKAAEIAERFIQSIDNRVHVDTRAPIESVKEAVSKFGGILDWKERRKNVQNELDKALEDAPKYKRRAEAAEVEKNKVVMELCTTRRTIEGLKLNLEKTQTEAIQAQQDSELADIRFKEIQQGIAYRESAAARAEIELARYRYASALAELHLVKDELQQLQKEYTSINTKRDNAETKACESSVASQKIEKTVDDLTLKIIRLKELLTSSQATHIIAEEQKLNVALAYQQEKENWQNELRQVDEEVQSMRDAASVNKDLESKLKAASTLLVKLQDEFSSYLKGECPQEASIDGDAERPMVMTKMKLANARKELEDMRADIKKAKDDARILWNVAATLRAEIEREEADLLALKHKEHLASLSVSSLQEEQSNMTYELNIVHERTKASKMPAELQQATEVVEQAQAKAQMARYEVAKASEEADQVKAQFNVIKLRLEAASREILAVNASKEIATASANALQEYNDEAQIQPQDERISDNYMTLSLEEYDALSKKAQYAEGLAKKRVIKAVEKIKEAKDAEVRSLNQLEQSTKKIYERKLELRAAQEKANSAQYGKLTMENELRKRRAKHEQQRKAGESGHAISDIPNLKSTSLSFDAASSTSSPHMVGTLSRADTIGATRVKEPKPRKSLFPRSIVAMFVSRKKTH is encoded by the exons ATGGATGAAGTGAATGTGGAAAATGTGCCACAGATATCTGTTCCTTCTGAATCTATCGATTTAGTGGCAAGTTTGATTGATTCGGAACCTCCTGTATCCTGCACAATGAATGAAGTGAATGTGGAAAATGTACCACAGACATCTGTTCCTTCTGAATCTGTCGATTTAGTGGCAAGTTTGATTGATTCAGAACCTCCTGCTTCATTTGATTTCACTAAAAGTGCCCCGGTTGTTCATAGTAGACATTTAAGTGAGGATTTAAGTGCCCTTTCAATTAATGATTTGCGTTTGAACAATGGAGAGCAAAATTGTAATGACCAGATTGAACGGAAGGGCATAAGTAGTCACTCTAGACATTTTAGTGAAGATTTAAGTCGCCTTGCAATTAATGATTTATAtgcaaacaaaggagaggagaacgGCCATTACTTGGGTGAACCAAAGGTAGAAAGTCGCCCTAACTCTGCTGAAAGAAACATTTATAAGGCGGCAGAGATTGCTGAGCGGTTCATTCAATCTATAGATAATAGGGTGCATGTTGACACTAGAGCACCAATAGAATCTGTTAAAGAGGCTGTAAGCAAATTTGGAGGCATTCTTGACTGGAAAGAG AGACGTAAGAATGTCCAAAATGAGCTTGACAAGGCACTAGAAGATGCTCCTAAGTACAAAAGAAGAGCGGAAGCTGCAGAAGTTGAGAAAAACAAAGTTGTCATGGAATTGTGTACCACTAGGAGAACCATAGAAGGGTTGAAGCTAAATTTGGAGAAGACGCAAACTGAGGCAATACAAGCACAGCAAGACTCAGAGTTGGCTGATATACGGTTCAAAGAGATTCAACAGGGAATTGCCTATAGAGAGAGTGCTGCAGCAAGAGCAGAAATTGAGCTTGCAAGATATCGCTATGCTAGTGCGTTGGCAGAACTACATTTAGTGAAGGATGAGCTACAACAACTTCAGAAGGAGTACACATCCATAAACACTAAAAGGGACAATGCTGAAACAAAAGCATGCGAATCCAGTGTTGCATCTCAGAAGATTGAGAAAACTGTGGATGACCTTACCCTCAAAATTATCAGATTGAAAGAGTTGCTCACCTCTTCACAAGCTACTCATATTATAGCAGAGGAACAAAAATTGAATGTTGCTTTGGCATATCAACAAGAAAAGGAGAATTGGCAAAATGAACTGAGGCAAGTTGATGAGGAGGTTCAAAGTATGCGTGATGCGGCTTCAGTCAACAAAGATCTCGAGTCTAAGCTGAAAGCTGCCTCTACACTACTCGTGAAGTTGCAAGATGAGTTTTCTAGTTATTTGAAAGGGGAATGTCCCCAAGAGGCTAGTATAGATGGAGATGCAGAGAGACCAATGGTTATGACCAAGATGAAGCTAGCAAATGCTAGGAAGGAGCTTGAGGACATGAGGGCGGACATTAAAAAAGCCAAGGATGATGCCAGAATACTTTGGAATGTTGCTGCTACTTTACGAGCTGAAATAGAGAGGGAGGAGGCAGATCTGTTGGCATTGAAACACAAAGAGCACCTCGCTTCGCTTTCTGTGTCATCACTCCAGGAAGAGCAAAGCAACATGACATATGAGCTCAACATCGTACATGAAAGAACAAAAGCATCTAAGATGCCTGCAGAGCTACAACAAGCAACTGAAGTAGTGGAACAAGCACAGGCTAAGGCTCAGATGGCCCGTTATGAGGTGGCAAAAGCTAGTGAAGAGGCGGATCAAGTCAAGGCACAATTTAATGTCATCAAATTGAGGCTAGAAGCGGCATCAAGAGAGATACTTGCAGTGAATGCATCTAAAGAAATTGCGACCGCCTCAGCAAATGCATTGCAAGAATACAATGATGAAGCACAAATACAGCCCCAAGATGAACGGATAAGCGACAACTATATGACATTATCACTTGAAGAGTATGATGCCTTAAGCAAGAAAGCCCAATATGCTGAAGGCCTCGCCAAGAAGCGGGTCATCAAGGCTGTTGAGAAAATCAAAGAAGCCAAGGATGCAGAGGTGAGGAGCTTGAATCAACTAGAGCAGTCGACCAAGAAGATCTATGAGAGGAAGTTGGAGCTGAGGGCTGCGCAGGAGAAAGCCAATTCAGCGCAATATGGCAAGCTCACCATGGAGAACGAGCTGAGGAAGCGGAGGGCCAAGCATGAGCAGCAAAGGAAAGCGGGCGAGTCAGGCCATGCCATTTCTGACATCCCCAATTTGAAGAGCACTTCATTGTCTTTTGATGCAGCATCGTCAACCTCCAGTCCTCACATGGTTGGAACATTGTCTAGAGCTGACACTATAGGAGCAACTAGGGTGAAAGAGCCAAAGCCACGGAAGTCACTCTTTCCACGGTCCATAGTGGCCATGTTCGTGTCTAGGAAGAAGACACATTGA